One stretch of Roseimicrobium sp. ORNL1 DNA includes these proteins:
- the tuf gene encoding elongation factor Tu, protein MAKETFQRNKPHVNIGTIGHVDHGKTTLTAAITTTLSEKGFAQAKKYDEIDAAPEEKERGITINTAHVEYETDKRHYAHVDCPGHADYVKNMITGAAQMDGGILVVSAADGPMPQTREHILLARQVGVPAIVVFMNKVDMVDDAELLDLVEMEVRDLLSKYNFPGDDIPIVKGSALKALEGDAEQKANIFKLMDAVDSYIPLPERPIDQDFLMPVEDVFAIEGRGTVCTGRVERGIIKKMSEVEIVGIRPTVKTTVTDIEMFRKLLDEGRAGDNVGLLLRGVKKTDVERGQVIAKPGSVKPHKKFKAEVYVLSKDEGGRHTPFFSNYRPQFYFRTTDVTGTVKLPDGVEMVMPGDNVSVEVELITPIAMEKTMRFAIREGGRTVGAGRVGDILD, encoded by the coding sequence ATGGCCAAAGAAACATTCCAGAGGAACAAGCCGCACGTCAACATCGGCACGATTGGCCACGTTGACCACGGCAAAACCACGCTCACCGCTGCGATCACGACGACGCTGTCGGAAAAGGGCTTCGCCCAGGCAAAGAAGTATGATGAAATCGACGCCGCTCCGGAAGAAAAAGAGCGCGGCATCACCATCAATACCGCCCACGTGGAATATGAGACCGACAAGCGCCACTACGCGCACGTCGACTGCCCTGGACACGCTGACTATGTGAAGAACATGATCACCGGTGCTGCCCAGATGGACGGTGGTATTCTTGTGGTTTCCGCCGCTGACGGCCCGATGCCCCAGACCCGTGAGCACATCCTGCTCGCCCGTCAGGTGGGTGTGCCCGCCATCGTGGTGTTCATGAACAAGGTTGACATGGTGGACGACGCCGAGCTTCTCGACCTCGTGGAAATGGAAGTGCGCGACCTGCTCAGCAAGTACAACTTCCCTGGCGACGACATTCCGATCGTGAAGGGCTCCGCCCTCAAGGCTCTTGAAGGTGACGCTGAACAGAAGGCGAACATCTTCAAGCTCATGGACGCGGTTGACAGCTACATCCCGCTTCCCGAGCGTCCGATTGATCAGGACTTCCTCATGCCCGTTGAAGACGTGTTCGCGATTGAAGGTCGTGGCACCGTTTGTACCGGTCGTGTCGAGCGCGGCATCATCAAGAAGATGTCCGAAGTCGAAATCGTCGGCATCCGCCCCACCGTCAAGACCACTGTCACGGACATCGAAATGTTCCGCAAGCTCCTCGATGAAGGTCGTGCGGGTGACAACGTGGGCCTCCTTCTCCGTGGTGTGAAGAAGACCGACGTCGAGCGTGGACAGGTGATTGCAAAGCCCGGCTCCGTGAAGCCTCACAAGAAGTTCAAGGCTGAGGTGTACGTCCTCTCCAAGGATGAAGGTGGTCGTCACACCCCCTTCTTCAGCAACTACCGTCCGCAGTTCTACTTCCGTACGACGGACGTGACCGGCACCGTCAAGCTCCCCGATGGCGTGGAGATGGTGATGCCTGGCGACAATGTTTCGGTTGAAGTCGAACTGATCACCCCGATCGCCATGGAGAAGACGATGCGCTTCGCCATTCGCGAAGGTGGCCGTACCGTTGGTGCCGGCCGCGTGGGCGACATCCTCGACTGA
- the nusG gene encoding transcription termination/antitermination protein NusG: MPIIPSPRDQWYVLHVRAGLEQRVRENMERRIQTEEMGDYIYKVIVPTERVAEVKKGKKSESTRKVFPGYILANMWLLDENNKPVVQAWHFVKETDGFLNFAGTKDHPIPLRPKEVETLLGQIKEREEGAKPKFSFAVGDSVRVADGPFESQTGIIEEVDPEKGLLRVSVNIFGRATPVDLEYWQVEKA, from the coding sequence ATGCCTATCATCCCCTCACCTCGTGATCAGTGGTACGTGCTTCACGTCCGCGCCGGACTGGAGCAGCGGGTGCGTGAGAACATGGAGCGCCGCATCCAGACTGAGGAGATGGGCGACTACATCTACAAAGTCATCGTGCCGACCGAGCGTGTGGCCGAGGTCAAGAAGGGTAAGAAGAGCGAGTCTACCCGCAAGGTGTTCCCTGGTTACATCCTGGCCAACATGTGGCTGCTGGATGAAAACAACAAACCTGTCGTCCAGGCCTGGCATTTCGTAAAGGAAACGGACGGCTTCCTCAATTTCGCCGGTACCAAGGATCATCCGATTCCGCTTCGCCCGAAGGAAGTGGAAACTCTCCTTGGCCAGATCAAGGAGCGCGAAGAAGGCGCCAAGCCCAAGTTCTCCTTCGCCGTTGGTGACAGTGTCCGCGTGGCGGACGGTCCCTTCGAAAGCCAGACTGGCATCATCGAAGAAGTGGATCCCGAGAAGGGCCTGCTTCGCGTCTCGGTCAACATCTTCGGTCGCGCTACGCCGGTGGACCTCGAGTACTGGCAGGTCGAGAAAGCCTAG
- a CDS encoding diacylglycerol kinase family protein: MKLTLKWSAFRCAFVGLADLLKSQPHARWHLLASVGVVGLGLVVGLGRGDWLALILAMALVWVAEAVNTAIELACDAITLERHPLIGRAKDMAAAAVLLAAGFAMVVAAIVFLPRFVA, translated from the coding sequence ATGAAGCTCACCCTCAAATGGTCCGCCTTCCGCTGCGCTTTTGTCGGTCTGGCGGACCTGCTGAAGTCCCAGCCGCATGCCCGTTGGCACCTACTGGCTTCGGTGGGGGTGGTGGGGCTGGGACTGGTGGTCGGCCTGGGCCGGGGGGATTGGCTGGCACTAATCTTGGCCATGGCCCTGGTCTGGGTGGCTGAGGCGGTGAATACCGCGATTGAGTTGGCGTGTGACGCGATCACGCTGGAGCGGCACCCCCTCATTGGCCGGGCAAAAGATATGGCTGCAGCGGCAGTTTTATTGGCGGCGGGATTTGCCATGGTGGTCGCCGCGATCGTGTTTTTGCCGAGGTTCGTCGCTTAA
- a CDS encoding DUF3500 domain-containing protein, translated as MNTPTPTRRDFILQGLTAAGGALIGGHAYAEASTAAAAPKLPASETLVTTLYKSLDEAQRKELCFPYEHKLRGKVDNNWHITPKRIDSVLNKDQQAMVREAFDKLHSDEYKQKVWEQFDADNQGDGGFGSASIALFGEPGTGKFQFVLTGRHCTRRADGDSLEGTAFGGPIFYGHAAKSFNEEADHAGNVYWYQAKRANEVFAALDGKQRELALVDNLRGEQGNNTVKLSGKSSGLDGIPVGALSADQKDLVRKVLADLLLPFRKEDAAESMKLIEKNGFDTLHMAFSKNHDIGNDGVWDIWQIEGPAMIWYFRGAPHVHCWAHIKETA; from the coding sequence ATGAACACGCCTACGCCTACCCGCCGCGATTTCATTCTCCAAGGACTCACCGCTGCCGGTGGCGCCCTGATTGGTGGTCACGCCTATGCTGAGGCGAGCACCGCCGCTGCTGCTCCGAAGCTGCCCGCTTCCGAAACACTCGTCACCACGCTGTACAAGTCGCTCGATGAGGCACAGCGCAAGGAGCTCTGCTTCCCCTACGAGCACAAGCTGCGCGGCAAGGTGGACAACAACTGGCACATCACACCGAAGCGCATCGATTCGGTGCTGAACAAGGATCAGCAGGCGATGGTGCGCGAGGCTTTCGACAAGCTTCACAGCGACGAATACAAGCAGAAGGTCTGGGAGCAGTTCGACGCGGATAACCAGGGCGACGGTGGCTTCGGCAGCGCGAGCATCGCGCTCTTCGGCGAGCCTGGCACTGGCAAGTTCCAGTTCGTGCTCACGGGCCGGCACTGCACGCGCCGCGCGGATGGCGATAGCTTGGAAGGCACGGCATTCGGCGGACCCATCTTCTACGGCCACGCGGCGAAGTCCTTCAACGAGGAGGCGGATCACGCTGGCAATGTCTATTGGTACCAAGCCAAGCGCGCGAACGAGGTCTTTGCCGCGCTCGATGGAAAGCAGCGGGAGCTCGCCCTGGTGGATAATCTCCGTGGTGAACAGGGGAATAACACGGTGAAACTCTCCGGCAAGAGCAGCGGGTTGGATGGGATCCCGGTCGGCGCTTTGTCCGCGGACCAGAAGGATCTCGTGCGCAAGGTTCTCGCGGATCTCCTGCTGCCTTTCCGCAAGGAGGATGCGGCGGAATCCATGAAGCTCATCGAGAAGAATGGCTTCGATACGTTGCACATGGCCTTCAGCAAAAACCACGACATTGGAAATGACGGTGTGTGGGACATCTGGCAGATCGAGGGGCCTGCCATGATCTGGTACTTCCGGGGCGCACCGCACGTGCATTGCTGGGCACACATCAAGGAGACCGCGTAA
- a CDS encoding preprotein translocase subunit SecE, whose translation MTRLSRYLSEVWAELKKATWPWDPKEKGFAKYKELTDATIVVFVAMILLSGFVGFFDFVLRMFFRAFTT comes from the coding sequence ATGACCCGCCTGTCGCGCTATCTTTCCGAAGTTTGGGCTGAGCTCAAGAAGGCCACCTGGCCTTGGGATCCCAAGGAAAAGGGCTTCGCCAAGTACAAGGAGCTCACTGATGCCACCATCGTGGTGTTTGTTGCCATGATCCTGCTTTCCGGTTTCGTGGGTTTCTTCGACTTCGTCCTGCGCATGTTCTTCCGCGCCTTCACGACCTAG
- a CDS encoding amino acid permease, with protein sequence MSEARAPSLSLSAATSIVVASMVGTGVFTSLGFQLPGIPSGFPILVLWAAGGILSLCGALCYAELGAMLPRSGGEYHLLATAFHPLLGFLAGWVSMTAGFAAPIAAAALLFGSYMHGIWPQLNPQALGVGLVLGIMLVQLCHLQLIERFQLGFTVLKFGLILAFIAGAFFMAGKDWSLLAPKAGDARLYVSESYAVSLVYVMYAYAGWNAAAYVAGEIRDPHRNVPRALVWGTVSVMVLYVLLNAVFLITTPWEAMNNQEQVGLISGRAIFGQSGGDAAGALIAFGLIAHVNAMLFSGTRVLRVIGQDAHSLRALDRPNRLGAPWLAVVLITVFVLGLMLTGRFEQLLIYIQGLLLLSSFLCVLAVPWLRRRMPKAERPFRVPLYPLPIILYSLVSVWMLVALAIDKPVESAWGLVTLLIGVVLYYLTRNRRKLVQ encoded by the coding sequence GTGTCTGAAGCCCGCGCCCCGAGTCTATCTCTCTCAGCCGCCACCTCGATTGTCGTGGCCAGCATGGTGGGCACCGGGGTGTTCACCAGCTTGGGGTTTCAGCTTCCGGGCATCCCCTCCGGGTTTCCCATCCTGGTATTGTGGGCAGCCGGGGGCATCCTTTCGCTGTGCGGTGCGCTTTGTTATGCCGAGCTGGGTGCCATGCTTCCGCGGTCAGGAGGGGAGTACCATCTGCTGGCCACCGCATTTCATCCTCTGCTGGGTTTTCTGGCGGGGTGGGTGAGCATGACGGCGGGATTCGCCGCTCCCATTGCGGCTGCGGCGTTGTTGTTTGGCAGCTACATGCACGGCATCTGGCCCCAGTTGAATCCGCAGGCGCTGGGTGTGGGCTTGGTGCTGGGCATCATGCTGGTGCAGCTCTGCCATCTGCAGCTCATCGAGCGCTTTCAGTTGGGGTTCACCGTCCTGAAATTCGGGCTAATCCTCGCGTTCATCGCCGGCGCTTTCTTCATGGCGGGCAAAGACTGGTCCCTGCTTGCTCCCAAGGCGGGCGACGCCAGGCTGTACGTGAGCGAGTCGTACGCTGTCTCACTGGTGTATGTGATGTATGCCTATGCGGGTTGGAACGCGGCGGCGTATGTCGCCGGCGAAATTCGCGATCCGCATCGCAATGTGCCGCGTGCCTTGGTGTGGGGCACCGTCTCGGTGATGGTGTTGTATGTGCTGCTGAATGCAGTCTTCCTCATCACCACACCCTGGGAGGCGATGAATAATCAGGAGCAGGTGGGGCTCATCTCGGGTCGTGCCATTTTTGGCCAGAGTGGGGGAGACGCAGCAGGAGCGTTGATTGCTTTTGGACTCATCGCCCATGTGAATGCCATGCTCTTCTCCGGCACGCGGGTGCTGCGGGTGATTGGGCAGGATGCGCACTCCCTGCGCGCATTGGATCGGCCCAACAGGCTCGGTGCTCCTTGGCTCGCGGTGGTGCTCATCACCGTGTTCGTCCTGGGGCTCATGCTCACGGGACGGTTTGAGCAGCTCCTCATCTACATCCAGGGGTTGCTGCTGTTGTCTTCCTTCCTCTGTGTGCTGGCCGTGCCCTGGCTGCGCCGACGGATGCCCAAGGCCGAGCGTCCCTTCAGGGTGCCGCTCTATCCGCTGCCCATCATTCTGTATTCTTTGGTCAGCGTGTGGATGCTGGTGGCGCTTGCCATCGACAAGCCGGTGGAGAGCGCGTGGGGGCTTGTGACTTTGCTGATTGGCGTGGTGTTGTACTATTTGACGCGAAACCGTCGGAAGCTGGTCCAGTGA
- the rplK gene encoding 50S ribosomal protein L11 has product MAKEVVKVIKLQIKAGAANPAPPIGPALGQAGVNIMAFCKEFNAATQKVAGDILPTVISVYKDKSFTFITKQPPASILLKKAANLASGSKEPNKTKVAKLTRKQLEDVAKAKIADLNTTDLDAACRIMAGTARQMGIEIAG; this is encoded by the coding sequence ATGGCCAAAGAAGTCGTCAAAGTCATCAAGCTTCAGATCAAGGCTGGAGCCGCCAATCCTGCCCCCCCGATCGGACCTGCGCTGGGCCAGGCGGGCGTGAACATCATGGCGTTCTGCAAGGAGTTCAACGCAGCTACACAGAAGGTGGCCGGCGACATCCTGCCGACCGTCATCTCCGTGTACAAGGATAAGAGCTTTACCTTCATCACGAAGCAGCCCCCGGCCTCCATTCTGCTCAAGAAGGCTGCCAACCTGGCTTCCGGCTCCAAGGAGCCGAACAAGACCAAGGTGGCCAAGCTGACCCGCAAGCAGCTTGAAGATGTGGCCAAGGCCAAGATTGCCGACCTCAACACCACTGACCTGGACGCCGCCTGCCGCATTATGGCCGGTACTGCCCGTCAGATGGGCATTGAGATCGCCGGCTAA